ATTGATCGTTTTTTAGATAATGGTCGGCAATGGCGCGTACTTCCTCCCAGGTATGCTCACTTGAAAGAAAGATACCCATCTTATAAGTATGATTGAGCGCTTAATTAGTTAATGCTCTGCCGCAACCCAATTGTTCCGTAGGGTCGTCCTCGGCTTCAATCAACCTTCTCTATTTTAAAAGAAAGCTTTACCTTGACCCGGTATGCGGCCACCTTACCATCCTGAAGCTGCATATCCAGTTCAGTAACCTCAGCGACGCGTAGGTCCCTATGGGAAGTTTGGTATCATCATTATGGCTTAGCGGAAAAAGAAGTGTCTCTTTAATATAGATAGCAAGCTACAGGAACCCTTTTTCCTCGTTCCATGTTCGGGCCTCATCTATCATAGCGTAGTAATTTTCTATCTGACAGTAGTTTGTAACCGAATTTCCAGACCCCAGGGCAAAACCGCGGCCAGTTCCACAGACATCCAAGATCTGTCTTACCCGACCTCGAACCTGATCCGGGGTTCCCATGGCTAAAAGCCCCACATCTACCCCGCCCAAAATGGAGATACGATCAGAGTAGCGCCGGTATACTTCTTCCACCGGGCAAATAACATCTTCAAAACTATGTAGCCCGTCTATCTTGACCGTCTCAATCAAATCCTCCATCAGGGTGTCAATATAGCCGCACGAATGGAGCAGAAAGGGTTTCCCGTGTTTGTGACAGGCTGAGGCGATACGCTGCTGTTTGGGAATAATCCATTCCCGATAAAAGTCGGGAGAGAGCATGGTGTTGGTTTTAAAGCCCATATCGTCGGCGTAAAAAACAGCGCCAGTAGCCGGATGGGCCGCGGCTTTGTCTATGGCCTCTACAGCCAAGACGGTTAGTTGTTCCAAAATATCTCCCAAAAGTTCCGGCTCCTCAATGCTTTTAAAGGCCATAGACTCAAAACCCATCAAAGACCGGAGATCCTCGAATATGCCCATGTACATTGCCTGGATTTTCATGCCAGGGGGTAGAATACTGGCCATAAAATCAAACGAGTTTACGTTTACTTTTGTAATGTCCGGCCACTTGAAAGCCTCAAAAGCCGCACGGTCAGGTATTAGCCCGGAATGTTCATTTTGCCAGGGGCGGGAGCTTTTGGCCCCAGCTCCACTACTATAAACGACAGGGGTACGGGGTTTAGGAACGGAGGGAAAGCCCAGAGCGCCGTCGTATCCTACAGTTTTGTTGAAAGCGACAATCAACTCTAGAAATTTTAAACTTTTTTCTGCCGCCTCTTCGCGTGTGTTTTTTCCAGAGGTGAAAATCTCGCTAAGCGCGGTCATTTCATCAACGGTATGCTTAAGGCCCGTGACCCTTCCCATTATGGAACCGTCCACCATCATCTCTATTATTGGCACCGGCCCGTCTTTGGTCTCGCGCATAATAACCTTACGAAGGTGCTCAAAATCGGCTTTTTGTTTAAATGGGTTTTTAATTGTCATGATTTTCCTTAAGTTTATTAAATTTTAACCCCTTTAAATATAATCACTTTAGGGCCTCAGATGAGGATATTACTGCCTCAGGGTTGATGCTGTCAACCGCTGTCTGACCAATCCACGTGCCAAAAAAAAGGGACTTAAAAGGAACATAATTCTGCCGCTATAAATCCCCTTTTAGAAAAAAGGGACTGAGGGGATTTCCCCTGGCACAAGAATATTAGATTGCTCCTATACACGGCGTTATATATAAATGCGAATCTCAAGTCTGCCATGCGTTTTCGAGTTCCGAGTGGATTCATCGGGCTATCAGCTATCAGCCGTCAGCTTAAAAGGATGGTCTATGTTTCTATCTCTGAACTGAAAGCTGAGTGCTGACTGCGGAAAGCCTAAATACATATGCGCAATTATTTATGCCGCTACGTATAAATTCGATAATAGGCCTGGTGATAAACCCCTTCGCTTGAATTCTTTGCCAATGTTAAATATCTCCTTACCAAGTTTTTTTAATCAACTCTTTTAGAGATGAACCATTTATATAAAAGCATTATTAGAAAAAAAGCTTTATTTAAAAGGCGTTATTCATTATAATACAAAAGTTAGGTTAAATTTAACCTGATATTTATTTCACCATCCTCATCAGTTAAAGGAGGGCGAGGTGAGCACAAAATTAAGAATTAACAGAAAATTAAAAAGCGATGCCATGGCCATATTCACTGCTGCGCTTAATGCGGCTGATCCGGTGCGGGCCGTAAAACAAACCATCTCCCTGGATGGAAACACCATCAAGGTGCGTCATGGGAAGAAAAATATTAAAACGATAAACTCAAATCGCTTCGAACGTATATTTCTTGTAGGAGCTGGTAAGGCCACTGCCCCCATGGCCAAGGCTCTGGAACAGATTCTGGGCAACCTAATTACAGAAGGGATCATCTCAGTCAAGAAAGGACATGCCCTTGACCTGAAATATACCACCATTATGGAGGCGGGCCACCCGGTCCCGGATCAAACTGGACTCAAGGCGGCTGATAAAATCAAGACTCTGCTTGCGGGTGCTGGATCAAAGGACTTGATTTTCTCTTTGATCTCCGGTGGAGGTTCTGCCTTGCTGCCCCTACCGGTCGCAAATCTGAAACTTTCGGAAATACAGGATGTTACCAGACTACTTCTGGGCTGCGGGGCCAATATTCATGAAATCAACATCGTCCGCAAACACCTCTCCCAGACCAAAGGCGGCCAGCTGATGCGGGTGGCTGCACCGGCCACAGTTATCAACTTGATGCTTTCCGACG
The Deltaproteobacteria bacterium genome window above contains:
- a CDS encoding dodecin domain-containing protein, with product MDMQLQDGKVAAYRVKVKLSFKIEKVD